TACCCCAGATGGCTGTTCCCTTGTTGACTGTGCAAGTCCATGGTAAAGACACGGCTCGTTACCCTGACCTTGTAGCGGCATTGCAAGAGCTGACGGATGAAGATCCCCTGCTCGATTTGCAATGGTTGCCTGAAGAACGGGAACTGCATCTTAAAGTGATGGGAACCATTCAGCTTGAGATTCTGTCCAGTCTGCTGATGAGTCGTTTCGGACTGGATGTCGTATTCGACCCGCCGTCCGTCATTTATAAGGAAACTCCTGCTTCTTCCGGAGAAGGATTTATCGCGTATACGATGCCCAAGCCCTGCTGGGCCATTCTACGATTCAGCATTGAGCCTTTGCCACGTGGCAGTGGTCTGATCTACTCATCCACGGTCCGAACGGATCATCTCCTGCTTCGATATCAGAATGAAGTGGAGCGACGCATTCCCGAAGCGCTATCTCAAGGGTTGTTGGGCTGGGAGGTTACCGACCTGCGCATTACGCTAATTGAAGGAGAGCACCATGTCTGGCATACCCATCCACTGGATTTTGTGGTAGCTACGCCGATGGGGATCATGGATGGGTTGGCAAGCACAGGCACAACCCTGCTGGAACCCATTCTGAATTTCCGGTTAACGGTTCCGGAGGAGTACGGCGGCAAAGCGCTTAGTGATCTAGTACATATGCGGGCAACCTTTGAAGCCCCGATCATCGGAGGCGGGCGATGCATCGTTGAAGGACGTATGCCTCTGGCAAGCTCCATGGATTATCCGGTGAAACTCCGCTCAGAGACGAGCGGGCGAGGGTTGCTCACGACTTCTTTTGCCGGGTACGAGGATTGTCCTTCGGATCAGACCCATACGCGGAAACGCAAAGGGGTTAACCCGCTGGACCAATCCAAATATATTTTAAGTGTTCGAAATGCGATTACATCATAATTGGAGTTGACTTTGTCGTGCTGATTAAATTTCTAATCTTTGGCCTGCTGTGGCGGATTGTAGGCAATCCGTTCTTGGCAGTTATTATTTTCCTCATCATTCTGTATTTCCTGGATCGTCGCTATGTTGGGGTGATGCCAAGCTTCATGAAGCCACTTAAACGCATGCGTAACATCTCACGGCTTCGGCAGCAGCTTGCCATGAGTCCGAATGAAGTCTCTTCCAAGCTGGATCTGGCCCGTCTGTTGATTGAACGCAAACGTTATAGCGAAGCTCATGCCTTGCTGCTGGAACTGGAGCGTCCTTACGAGCAATCAGCCGAATATTGGGAGGCGCTAGGCACAACTGAACTTCATCTGGGCCAAACGGAAGAAGGCGAGCGTCATATTTTGCAGGCACTGGATATTAATCCAAGAGTGAAATATGGGCGCCCTTATCTGACACTTGCAGGTGCGTTCAAGGATACTCACCGGGACAAAGCGCTGGCATATGTTCAGCAATTCCAGGAGATTCATTCCTCATCCAGTGAAGCATATTATCTGCTCGGCTCCGTGTACCGCTCCCTTGGACGTACTGCTGATGCAAAGCAAGCCTACGAGCAATCCCTTAACGTATATCGCTCCCTGCCCAAATATAAGAAGCGCCAGGAGCGTCGCTGGGCTGTACGCAGCTGGTTCCGCAAGCGTGGACTATAAAGCTGTTTGGTTACGTTAGATTGAGCATTGAATTGGATGTCGTGATTTGAAATGTACGCATCCATCCATCTATCTATCCATTCGGGATAAACGACTTCACCACATACAAAGTGCACTGATTTTTGCCTCAAGGCGGAAATCAGTGCACTTTTGGTATACATCCCATGTTGCAGAGCTACATCAGCAGCTCACGCAGCCGTTCCTCATTACCTTTCATCCAGTCTACCCGTTCTCTCAGCTTCCTGATTTGCTGTACAGCCACTTCAGGCTCATCTGTACCTTCGAACAATCGACTGATAAAATGCATCACCACATCCAGGCTTCGAAGCAAAATAAGCGTTGGAATCACGCTCAGCTCCTCTGGCTCCAGGCTGACCTGCTGCCTGAATCCCTGGATCAGTCCCTCCAAAGCCTCCCACATCCATGCCTGCTCCTTGTCCATCGTCAGCAGGTCCGACATGGGCACAGCGAGCTCCATTACCCGCAGATCCCATGTGGCGAATTCAAAATCCAAAATGGCACATATGATATCCTGAGAGTCTGCCAATACATTGGATGCATTTAAGTCCCCATGGACCAGTTGATGCGGCAAATCCTCCATACCTCGCAGCGTATTGAATAAGTCTGGCAATACTTCCTTCAGCTTCTGCAGGTCATCTGCACATGCCATCAGCGTATCCGGGGGTGAGGTGCATAGTTGTAACAGTTTCTTCGGCGAACAGAGCGGGTAAGCCTCCTGAATCTGATAATAGGGCGGATAAACGGGAGACAGGGATATAGGAAGGCGCGCCATAACGGAAGACAACATGCCCGCCGCCCTGCCCAGTCCACTCAGCTGCTCGGGTGTATTCCACACAGGATTATGACCCTCACGATAATGGAACAACGTCACGATTTTGCTCTGGCCCGAGGAACGATCCTGCACCGCAAGAAATGTTGCATGCTTATCATCAGGAAGGCTAACGGGCACAGGCACATCAAGCTCAAACTCTGAACGTGACAAGGCAGACAGCACCTCATGTTCAAAAGCAATTTTCATTTGATCATTATGCGTTTCATACTGCCTCAGCACGTAACATTCTTCGTTGATCTCTACCATGAAGGTAGAGTTATTCATGCCACCCTTTCCACGCTGGGCTTTCCAGTTGGACGAGAAGCCATATGAGGATAAAACGGTGGATATGAGCTGCTTTTCTGAATCCTTTAGGGAACCTGAATCGATGATGTGCACCAAAAATAACTCCTTTATCTCACATAATACAACCTCTATATGTCCTCATCTTAACGGAAGTATTTCTTTCGGTCTAGTCGGCTCCGAGGTAGTAGTCATGCTAAGCTTCACGGACTGCTGATCAGGCAAATGGATAGTATCCTGTGCGATTCAGCTGTTCTGCAATCACGCGATAGCCTTTGGCATTTGGATGAACCCTGTCCCAAAATAACAGTTCACGTTCTCGCCCTTCAAACCGGTCATAGACCTGGGCACAGGCATAGTTCCCCGATCCTGCGCCATTCAGAAAGGAATTATATTGCCGCACCCAATATGCAGCTTCCGCTGCTTGCGGATACGGGTTGTACAACCCAATCGTACGGACCATATATACACTGTTTCCTTTCAACTGCCGGATGTGCCTCATAATCTGGGATACGTTACTGCGAGTATCTCCAAGCACCTGTGTCATCTTACTTGCATTTGGAATCCCGCCACTCGCTTTGAATGTACGAATCAGATCATTGCCACCAATCGACAACGTAATAATATCCGCTTCACGCAGCGATTGCCGTACTCTTGGATTGTTGGATATCATCTGCAGCATTTCCCCTGAGGTAAGTCCATTCACACCCAAATTATCCATCGATACAAACGTACGCACATTCGTTTCTGCCATTCTCCGATATAAAGGAACAAAGCCGGTGCCCAGCAGCGCTCCTGTACCTACCGTTAATGAATCTCCTATAGCCACATATCGATATACCATCCCGCCGCCCCTCTCTGCTGTGTTA
Above is a window of Paenibacillus sp. E222 DNA encoding:
- a CDS encoding phosphotransferase, which encodes MHIIDSGSLKDSEKQLISTVLSSYGFSSNWKAQRGKGGMNNSTFMVEINEECYVLRQYETHNDQMKIAFEHEVLSALSRSEFELDVPVPVSLPDDKHATFLAVQDRSSGQSKIVTLFHYREGHNPVWNTPEQLSGLGRAAGMLSSVMARLPISLSPVYPPYYQIQEAYPLCSPKKLLQLCTSPPDTLMACADDLQKLKEVLPDLFNTLRGMEDLPHQLVHGDLNASNVLADSQDIICAILDFEFATWDLRVMELAVPMSDLLTMDKEQAWMWEALEGLIQGFRQQVSLEPEELSVIPTLILLRSLDVVMHFISRLFEGTDEPEVAVQQIRKLRERVDWMKGNEERLRELLM
- a CDS encoding tetratricopeptide repeat protein, which produces MLIKFLIFGLLWRIVGNPFLAVIIFLIILYFLDRRYVGVMPSFMKPLKRMRNISRLRQQLAMSPNEVSSKLDLARLLIERKRYSEAHALLLELERPYEQSAEYWEALGTTELHLGQTEEGERHILQALDINPRVKYGRPYLTLAGAFKDTHRDKALAYVQQFQEIHSSSSEAYYLLGSVYRSLGRTADAKQAYEQSLNVYRSLPKYKKRQERRWAVRSWFRKRGL
- a CDS encoding GDSL-type esterase/lipase family protein — encoded protein: MVYRYVAIGDSLTVGTGALLGTGFVPLYRRMAETNVRTFVSMDNLGVNGLTSGEMLQMISNNPRVRQSLREADIITLSIGGNDLIRTFKASGGIPNASKMTQVLGDTRSNVSQIMRHIRQLKGNSVYMVRTIGLYNPYPQAAEAAYWVRQYNSFLNGAGSGNYACAQVYDRFEGRERELLFWDRVHPNAKGYRVIAEQLNRTGYYPFA